One Williamsia phyllosphaerae genomic window, CAGGAAACGACGGCCGACGTTGGCGTCATCATTCGCGAACTCGTCGACCGCGCGCGTGGTGATCCTGCGGTCAGACGCCCACCGGTCGAACTGATCCATCAACATTGCCTTGCCGGTCACCGGCAGATCGTGGAGGCCGGCCGAGTCCATGGCAATGCCCTGGTACAGGTCGGCGAAAAGCGGTGACGTCGCGCCAACGTGACGCACCAGCGAAATCAGACGGCGGTCGGCCCTCGACCGACAGTGCTGCTCGTTGCGCGCCGCCCGCCGAGCGTCACGCTTCAGCCACCTCAGCCCTCTGTCGATATCGGCCGGGCCCTCCGACTCGTTTTGCCCTCGCATGTCCACAGCATTGCAGGGTTTGATGTCACAACTGTTGCTATCGCGAGTTGGCGGCATTTTTGGCGTCGATACTGGTGGGCGCCCGGTCAACATGATGTGGCAAGGTAATCAAAAGCGGCGAAGCGGACACCCAGAGTGTGCTCGTATCCACGTCGATGACACCGATGCTGCGCTATGGTTCGGCCGTCAGGTTGTTTTGAACCGTTCGGGGCCGGTTCTCTGCGGGCGGGATTGGACCGTGTCATGAGACAGCTATCAGCTCGCGATGCCGCGTATCTGTACCTCGATGATGGGCACACCTCTGCCACAGTGTTGTCGTGCTGGGTGCTGTCCACCGCCGACGGCAGCCCCAGCACCATCGAGCCGAACGACATCGTCGAACGACTGACCGATTTGGTCAACGCTGACGCCTTGTTCGCCAGCCGCTTACGTCGTCTGCCGCTCGATATAGGACTGCCCTACTGGCAGTACGACCCGACCTTTCGCGTAGCGGAGCATCTCGACATACACCGCAACGCCACCACGTGGACCGAAGCCCAAGATCTGCTCGCGCACATCGCGGGCGACCCGCTGGACCTGACTCGGCCGTTGTGGAAAGCGCACATCATCACCGATGTCAGACACATGCCGGACTGCCCCGGGGTCGCGACCATCGTGGCGATCATGTTCCACCACGCCGCGTTCGACGGCGTCACCTGGGCTCGGCTCACCCGCGCAATCCTCGCTGATCATTCCCACCTCGTGGAGGAACCAGCGAATCCCGCGCGGTCAGAATCGTCCTTCCCAACCACACCACGACTTGTCGCGTTAGAGATCCTCCGACTACCCCGCAATGTGTTTCGATTTGCGGCGGCGCTGATCGGGTTGGTCGGAAAGCCCCAACACACCTCTTCATCAGGGCAGGACCCAAACCCAACCGAGACAACCGGAGCGCCCGCGTCATGGCCGGCTACCCGTTTCAATTCCGCCGTGCGCGGTGCCCGCCGCGTCGACTACTGCATCCTGAATTTGACTGACGTCAAGATGATCAAGACGATCGCTGACGGCGCAACCGTCAACGACGTCATGATCTCGATAGTCGGGCGCGCCCTCCACCTGTATCTGGAGAAGTGTGGTGAACCTCCCCAGCGCTCCCTGTCTGCATTGGTCCCCATGTCGACCCGGACCGGTGACGGAGGAACGGCAAACCAGTTCGTGCCGTTGGTTGTTGACATGCACAGCGCCGAGGCGGATGTTGCGACGCGCCTCGCGGCGATCGTGGGGTCGTCGACCGCCGCCAAATCATCGATCCGCTCGGCGTCGCAGAAGCCTGGGTTGGTGCAGGCCGTTCCCGCGCCGCTGCTGCGGCTCATCGGCTCGGTCAGCCGGGCGATGTCGGCGCGGACCAGTTCGCCGACAACCGCCTTCGCGAACACTGTGATCGCCAACGTCCACACGAAAACCCCGATCGAGACCATGTTCGGCCGTACGATTTGCGCGGCATTCGGCATTCAGACACTGGGACCACCGTCAACGCTGGCGCACTCCATCAGCTCCATCGACGGTCACCTCGCCATATCGGTCACAGTGGACGGCGCGGTGATGCCAGATACTGCAGAGTACGTGCGCTTGATCCGCATCTCGTTCGATGAACACCTCATTGGTGCGCGGCGCACCGTCAGCGCACCCCACGATCCGGAACACCACCTGTCCAGGGCGGTACATGGTGAGCACCAGATCGCGGGACCGGAGGACGCATGACCGCAATGACTCACAGAAAGTGGGTACCGATATGTCTTCTTGCGTCGACGACGGTCGCCATCGCCGGGATCTGGCGGCTTTGCAAAGTCCTTTCTGACACCCTCGACCGAACCCCGATGCACCCGCCGAGGGTTCTTCCACTTCGACGTTAGCTGTTGAATCGAATTGTGCGAACCAAGAATTGGTTCACGCAGTCATGAGGCGACTGCAGCCGGTGTGCCGCTGCGTTGGCTGGCGCATCAGATTCATGAGGGCTCGTCGAGCGGGCCCCGGCGGCGACACATCCGCGTGCTGACAGCGGGGGTCGGGCTGGCGCTGCGCCGCGCCACCGGCGACGACGACCTCGATGCCCTTGCCCGGCCGGCCCCTCGATCCCCGCGATGACAGGTTTGACGGCGGCGAGCCACCCTGGTCGCCGAGGTTCCCGCGTCTTCCGATACCAATGACTCGGGGCGCGGCCGCGCTCGGAAGTGATGTGGAATCGAGGACCCGGAGACGATGTCAGAGCTTCTGTACGCCGAGGACCTGGTGGTCCGGTCTGAATGGGACCTGGGCAGTTGCGTCGTCACCGAGGCCGAGATCATCGAGTTCGCGCGGCAGTGGGACCCGCAGGGCTTCCACGTCGACCCCGACATCGCCGCCGCCGGCTATTTCGGCGGCATCATCGCCAGCGGCATCCACACCATGGCCATGTTCCAACGACTCGCGGTGCCCGCAGTGTTCGACCGATGGGCCACGATCGCCGGTCGGGGCATGCGCGACGTCCGACTGCTGCGCCCCGTCCGCCCGGGCACCACGTTGACCGGCACGATGATCGTGGACGTCGTCGACCTGCACCGCCCCGACCGCGCCCGCGTCGAGATGACCGGACGCCTGGTCGAAGCCGGCGGGACCGTGCTCGAGATGACGATGGAGATCTCCGCGCGCCGACGCTGATCGCGGCGTCGACAATGTGACTCAGCGCAGCGTGCGTGCGAACAGGGCCTCGAGCTCGGTGAAGCTGCGTTCGGCCCCGGCCTCCTGGTACATCGAGGTGTCGGCCATCGAGTAGCCATGCGGCGCATCCGGATACACCTCGTTCTTCGCGGTCAGACCGGCAGCGTCCAGGGCGGCGCCCAGCGTCTGCACCGCCTCGGGCGGCATCGAGCCGTCGTTGTCGGCGTGGCCGTAGACGAACTCGGCGCGCGCGGTGGCGACGGACAGATGCGGGCTGTCGGGCTGGTCGGTGACCAGGCCTCCGCCGTGGAATCCGGCCGCCGCGACGACGTTGTCGGGGAAGGTTCCCGCATAGCGCGTCACCAACCGCGCACCCATGCAGTAGCCGACGGTCCCGACGCGGTCGCCGACGACGGCTTCCAGCCCGAGCAGCGTCTGGTGGTAGACGGCGGTGTCGGCGGTCGACTTGTCCGTCGTGAGGTTGCCCATCCGAGGTCCGATTCCCTCGAAGAAACTCTCCCGCTCACCGGGTTGCCGCAGATCGCCCTTCGGCATCAGTTCCTCGGCGGTGCCGTCGCGGTAGAACAGGTTGGGCGTGAGCACGACATATCCCCAGGATGCGATGCGCTCGGCCATGGTGATCAGCTCCGGCCGGAGACCGATGGCGTCCATGAACAGCAGCACACCGGGTCCCGAACCTGCAGGGGGAGTGGCGACGTGGGCTTCGACGGTTCCGCCGGGGGCATCAAAGGTGATGAGATCCATCACCTCAGCGTACGGATCGTTGACCACCGGCTGATCCTTCGTGAGGTGCAGCAGCCAATCGCGACCGGTGTTGATCAGGGCATAACGGACGACACCCCGCTCGCCGTGCAGCTCGAACACCATCCGTCGATCGGTGCTGTCGATGAGGTCCCACCAACCGTGGTCGGCAATGCTCTTGTGCTCGTCGGTGTAGCCGGCGTGGTCCATGTCGTGATCTCCGACCGCGACGGCGAGCCGATCGTGGCGCACGTCCGTCGGCATCCCCTTCGGTACCGCCCACGACCGGAGGACGCCGTCCTGTTCAAGCCGCAGGTCGAAATGCGGAGTCGGCTTCCGGTGGTCGTGAAGAACGAATACGGGGTTCACCATCACCTTTCTTCGGTCGCTCGAGGCGCTGGGCGCAGCGCGAAGAACCGATTCTCCTCGGTTCGTCCGTCGACGGTCAGGGCCACCGCCGCGGTGATCGACTCGTGGTCGTAGCCAGTCCATCGTTCGGTGTGCTGACGGCGGTATTCCGACCACGACCCGATGATGAACTGCTCGACGACGAGCTCGGTGTCGTCGCCGCTGCGATACAGACGCCAGCAACTACCGCCGGTCCGGCGTCGTCCACGCGCGACGCGCGACATCGCCCGCGTGAAGTCGTCGAGAGAGTCCGGTCGGACGCGATACCGCACCGTCACCAACACCGGTCCGTCGTCGGGTTGGGGCTCGAAGACGAGGGTGGGCACCGGCCACGTCATCGCCACCTCGCGATCCAACTTGCCGGTGCTCTCGCGTAACGGGATGTGTCGGACGCTCAGCGCGACCACCCCGAGCACGGCGCCGGCGACCAGCAGCGCGGTCCGGTAGCCGACGGCGGTGGCGACCGCACCCCACACGTAGGACCCGACGGCCTGTGACCCCATGAAGACCAAGAGGTAGGCGCCCATCGCCCGGGCCCGCACCCAGGCGGGCAGCGACAGTTGGATCCCGGAGTTGACGGTGGTGAGCGCGGCGATCCACGCGGCGCCGGCGGCGAGCAGCGCCGGGATCGCCAACCACAGCGGAGCGAATCCGAGGGCCAGGGTGCCGACACCGAAAACGGCTGCACCACCGCCCAACACGATCGACGCCGACACCGAGCGGCGCAGGCGCGGGACCAGCACGACGCCGAGCAGTGCGCCGAGTCCGAGGACACCGAGGATGCCGCCGTAGCCGGCCGACCCCAGCCCGAGATGCCGCGACGACGCGACCGGCAGCAACGCCCAGAGCGCGGACGCCGGGAAGGCGAACATGGCCGCCCTCAGCATCAGTCGACGGATCGTCGGCGCGGCGAGGACGTACCGGACGCCGACCACGAGGGACGTGCCGATGCGTTCGCGCTCGATGACTCGGGTGTCCGGCGGGCGCCGCCAGATCGCCAGTGCCCACACCACCGCCAGATAGCTCACCGCGTTGAAGGCGAACACCGCGCCCGGTCCCGCGGCCGCGACGACCACACCGGCCAGTGCGGGACCCACCGCGCGAGCACCGTTGACGGTGACGCTGCCGAGCGCCGACGCCGACGGGATCTGTTCGCGTGGAACCAGTTCGGGTTGGATGGCCTGCCACGCCGGAGACGTCAACGCCGACCCGGCACCGAGCAGGAAGGTGGTGACCAGCAGCAATGACGCGGTGAGCAGGCCGGTCCACGCGAGCACGGCCATGACCGCTCCCACCACTCCCGAGTACACCGAGAGAGCGATGAGCATGCGGCGGCGGTCGAGGAGATCGGCCAGCACCCCGGCGAGCAGCGAGAACAGAATGGTCGGGGCGAGGCTCGCGGTCTGCACGAGTGCGATGACGGTCGGGCTGCTGCCGCGTTCGACGAGGAACCACTGCGCCCCCACCGATTCCATCCACAGGCCGATGTTGGAGATCATCTGCGCCAGGAAGAGGTTGCGGTAGACCGTGTTGCGCAGCGGAGCCCATGCGGACCCCTCGGTCGTGGCGGTCATCGCGTGCTGATGACGCCGTCAAGCCAATCTCCGAAGGTCTGCCAGCCGATACCGGGGTGCGTGGCGTGCAGATTATTGATGTCGGCGGAGTACCCGTGGCCGCCCAGGTAGGTGAACATCGCCCGCATGTCGTCGGAGCCCAGTTCGGCCGGGTCGGTCGCGACCGCGGTGACCTCGCGATCCAGGACTGCGCCGAGCGTTGCCGCCATCTCGTCCGGTGTCGGGTTGTCCGAGGCGATGTCGATGCGCAGGCCGTCGAAGACCGACGGATCGGTCAGAACCGCGGCGGCGAACCGGCCGAGGTCGCGACGCGAGAGTTGCTGTAGGGGTGTGGTCGTCGGGATGGGGAGCTCGAGCAGGCCGGTTTCCCGGATCTCGTCGAGGCTGCCTACGATGTTGTCGTAGAAGTAGGTGGGGCCGATGATGGTGTGCGGGCGCCCGGACTCGCGCAGCGCCGATTCGACAACGGCTTTGCTGTCGAAGTGCGGGACACCGGTGCGGCGATCGGCGTCCGATACCGACGAGAAGACCAGATGCGCAACGTCGACGGATGCAGCCAGGATCGACATGCCCTGATCGATCTCGGCCTGTGGGCCGCTCTCGAACGGGGTGGTGACCGCGAAGACGGTGTCGGTGTCGGCGAACGCCGCGCGCAGGGCCGCCTGATCCAGGAGATCGGCCTCGACCACCTCGACGCCTGCCGCCGAGAGTGCCTGCGCCCGAGCGGAGGACGCGTGACGGGTGACGGCCCGCACCGTCTCGCCCAACTCCAGCAGGGCGGTGACGACAGCCCCGCCCTGGGCGCCGGTGGCGCCGAGAACCGTGTGGAGTGACATGGAAGTCCCTTCGAGTTGGTCGGATCGGTCGACACCGATCCGACCAACTCTAGGAACTCAGGGTGTTCTGTGCCCCTCGTTCTGAGCCGTCAACACCACGGATCAGGACTCGGTGTCAGCGGTTGCCGAGCAGGATCGGGCCGTTGCCGAGGTCGATGCACCCGCTGAAGGTTTGAAAATCGCCGGCGAACGACAGTCCGCCCGAGCAGGTGGCCGGATCCTTGCCGTTGAGGGTGACCGTCGCGCCGCGGCCCGCGATCCCGATGGCCAGGCCCGGCTTGATGCCGGTGAGCGTCGCCGACGAGCGGGGACCGACGGCGATGGCGGCGGGCGCCGAGTAGTTGGTCGCTGAGGATGTGGCCTTGCCGCCGTCGAGCCCGATTCCCAGCGAGAGTCCGTTGCGGCCGGCGTTGGCACTCGCGGCACCCTTGGTGTCACCGATCGCGGCCGAGGTGCCGGTGGCCGACGAGGTCGCCTGGCAATCGGCGCGATTGCTGGTCTGCCCCGGGAATGCCTGACACACGTCAGGTGCGGCGGATGCCGGCGCCGCCGCGAATGCGGTGCCCCCGGCGGCGAGCAGGGTGAAGGCCGCGATGCCCGCGGCCCGTCGCGCAGAACTGATGGTGATCGACATGAGATGTCCTCCCGACATTCCGTGCACCGCCCCGACGGCGATGTCTGATTTCGACGATGCAGTCGGAAGGTCGAGCACCGGAGCCCGCGAGGTCACCTGTGGATAACGAAAAGTCACGGAACGATAACGGCGTTCGACGCGACGTTGGGTGAGACCACAAATGCCCGCCCGGTCGGGGCGGGCATCTCGATGGCGGAGGATAGGGGATTCGAACCCCTGAGGGCTATTAACCCAACCCGCGTTCCAGGCGAGCGCCATAGGCCACTAGGCGAATCCTCCGTCGGGAATGATAGCCGCGCAGGTGACAGGCGCCAAAAACAGCCTGGTCAACGCCCCGCTGTGCGAGCGGCGCGGCACCGTCTACACTTGACGACGGATCCCGCGCGGCGTGCATCCTGTGAACTCCCCCAGGGCCGGAAGGCAGCAAGGGTCAACGGGCTCTCTCGGGTGCGCGGGATCCTCTTATCTATCCTCGACGCCCGGGTTCGGAGCGAAAGGCCAGCGTGAACTTCCACTCGATGAGTGCGACCGAACTCGGTACCACCCGCGACGAGCTGACCACGCTGTACTCGGATCTCCAGGCGGCCGGCCTGAAGCTCGACCTCACCCGGGGCAAACCCGCACCCGACCAGCTCGACCTGTCCAACGGACTGCTGTCGCTGCCGGGTGACGACTACCGCGACGGCGCCGGGACCGACTGCCGCAACTATGGCGGTCTCGCCGGTCTGCCCGAACTGCGCGAGATCTTCGGCGAGCTGATCGCCGTGCCCGCGTCACAGCTCATCGCGGCCAACAACTCCAGTCTCCAGTTGATGTATGACCTGACCTCGTACGCGATCCTGCACGGCACTCCCGACTCGGACGGCCCGTGGGGTCAGCAGAAGGTCAAGTTCCTGTGTCCCGCACCGGGTTACGACCGGCACTTCTCCGTCTGCGAGGCCCTCGGCATCGAGATGATCGCCGTCGAGATGCTGCCCAACGGTCCGGACGTCGACGCCTGCGCCGCGCTCATCGCCGAGGACCCGTCGATCAAGGGGCTGTGGGCGGTCCCGACCTACTCCAACCCCACCGGCGTCACGTTCAGCGAGGACGTCGTGAAGGCGCTCGTCGAGATGGACGCGCCCGCCGACTTCCGCATCTACTGGGACAACGCCTACGCCGTCCACACCCTGGCCGACACCACGCCCACGCCCTACCCGATCCTCGAGATGGCTGCCGCGGCCGGAAACCCCAACCGCCCCTACGTGTTCGCCTCGACGTCGAAGATCACGTTCGCGGGCAGCGGCGTCTCGTTCTTCGGATCGTCCGACGCGAACGTCGCCTGGCAGCAGAAGTACGCGGCCTTCAGCAGCATCGGACCCGACAAGGTCAACCAGCTGCGGCACCTGAAGTTCTTCGGC contains:
- a CDS encoding wax ester/triacylglycerol synthase domain-containing protein, whose protein sequence is MRQLSARDAAYLYLDDGHTSATVLSCWVLSTADGSPSTIEPNDIVERLTDLVNADALFASRLRRLPLDIGLPYWQYDPTFRVAEHLDIHRNATTWTEAQDLLAHIAGDPLDLTRPLWKAHIITDVRHMPDCPGVATIVAIMFHHAAFDGVTWARLTRAILADHSHLVEEPANPARSESSFPTTPRLVALEILRLPRNVFRFAAALIGLVGKPQHTSSSGQDPNPTETTGAPASWPATRFNSAVRGARRVDYCILNLTDVKMIKTIADGATVNDVMISIVGRALHLYLEKCGEPPQRSLSALVPMSTRTGDGGTANQFVPLVVDMHSAEADVATRLAAIVGSSTAAKSSIRSASQKPGLVQAVPAPLLRLIGSVSRAMSARTSSPTTAFANTVIANVHTKTPIETMFGRTICAAFGIQTLGPPSTLAHSISSIDGHLAISVTVDGAVMPDTAEYVRLIRISFDEHLIGARRTVSAPHDPEHHLSRAVHGEHQIAGPEDA
- a CDS encoding aminotransferase class I/II-fold pyridoxal phosphate-dependent enzyme, producing MNFHSMSATELGTTRDELTTLYSDLQAAGLKLDLTRGKPAPDQLDLSNGLLSLPGDDYRDGAGTDCRNYGGLAGLPELREIFGELIAVPASQLIAANNSSLQLMYDLTSYAILHGTPDSDGPWGQQKVKFLCPAPGYDRHFSVCEALGIEMIAVEMLPNGPDVDACAALIAEDPSIKGLWAVPTYSNPTGVTFSEDVVKALVEMDAPADFRIYWDNAYAVHTLADTTPTPYPILEMAAAAGNPNRPYVFASTSKITFAGSGVSFFGSSDANVAWQQKYAAFSSIGPDKVNQLRHLKFFGDADGVRAHMARHRELLAPKFKLVSDILNDRLGASKVASWTDPEGGYFVSLDVIDGTAGRVIELAKDAGIALTAAGSTYPYKRDPYDRNIRLAPTFPGLDELGTAMDGVATCVLLAAADKLLADQKP
- a CDS encoding MaoC/PaaZ C-terminal domain-containing protein, which codes for MSELLYAEDLVVRSEWDLGSCVVTEAEIIEFARQWDPQGFHVDPDIAAAGYFGGIIASGIHTMAMFQRLAVPAVFDRWATIAGRGMRDVRLLRPVRPGTTLTGTMIVDVVDLHRPDRARVEMTGRLVEAGGTVLEMTMEISARRR
- a CDS encoding NmrA/HSCARG family protein codes for the protein MSLHTVLGATGAQGGAVVTALLELGETVRAVTRHASSARAQALSAAGVEVVEADLLDQAALRAAFADTDTVFAVTTPFESGPQAEIDQGMSILAASVDVAHLVFSSVSDADRRTGVPHFDSKAVVESALRESGRPHTIIGPTYFYDNIVGSLDEIRETGLLELPIPTTTPLQQLSRRDLGRFAAAVLTDPSVFDGLRIDIASDNPTPDEMAATLGAVLDREVTAVATDPAELGSDDMRAMFTYLGGHGYSADINNLHATHPGIGWQTFGDWLDGVISTR
- a CDS encoding dienelactone hydrolase family protein gives rise to the protein MVNPVFVLHDHRKPTPHFDLRLEQDGVLRSWAVPKGMPTDVRHDRLAVAVGDHDMDHAGYTDEHKSIADHGWWDLIDSTDRRMVFELHGERGVVRYALINTGRDWLLHLTKDQPVVNDPYAEVMDLITFDAPGGTVEAHVATPPAGSGPGVLLFMDAIGLRPELITMAERIASWGYVVLTPNLFYRDGTAEELMPKGDLRQPGERESFFEGIGPRMGNLTTDKSTADTAVYHQTLLGLEAVVGDRVGTVGYCMGARLVTRYAGTFPDNVVAAAGFHGGGLVTDQPDSPHLSVATARAEFVYGHADNDGSMPPEAVQTLGAALDAAGLTAKNEVYPDAPHGYSMADTSMYQEAGAERSFTELEALFARTLR
- a CDS encoding DUF6764 family protein, translated to MSITISSARRAAGIAAFTLLAAGGTAFAAAPASAAPDVCQAFPGQTSNRADCQATSSATGTSAAIGDTKGAASANAGRNGLSLGIGLDGGKATSSATNYSAPAAIAVGPRSSATLTGIKPGLAIGIAGRGATVTLNGKDPATCSGGLSFAGDFQTFSGCIDLGNGPILLGNR
- a CDS encoding MFS transporter produces the protein MTATTEGSAWAPLRNTVYRNLFLAQMISNIGLWMESVGAQWFLVERGSSPTVIALVQTASLAPTILFSLLAGVLADLLDRRRMLIALSVYSGVVGAVMAVLAWTGLLTASLLLVTTFLLGAGSALTSPAWQAIQPELVPREQIPSASALGSVTVNGARAVGPALAGVVVAAAGPGAVFAFNAVSYLAVVWALAIWRRPPDTRVIERERIGTSLVVGVRYVLAAPTIRRLMLRAAMFAFPASALWALLPVASSRHLGLGSAGYGGILGVLGLGALLGVVLVPRLRRSVSASIVLGGGAAVFGVGTLALGFAPLWLAIPALLAAGAAWIAALTTVNSGIQLSLPAWVRARAMGAYLLVFMGSQAVGSYVWGAVATAVGYRTALLVAGAVLGVVALSVRHIPLRESTGKLDREVAMTWPVPTLVFEPQPDDGPVLVTVRYRVRPDSLDDFTRAMSRVARGRRRTGGSCWRLYRSGDDTELVVEQFIIGSWSEYRRQHTERWTGYDHESITAAVALTVDGRTEENRFFALRPAPRATEER